Proteins encoded in a region of the Lemur catta isolate mLemCat1 chromosome 14, mLemCat1.pri, whole genome shotgun sequence genome:
- the HHEX gene encoding hematopoietically-expressed homeobox protein HHEX has protein sequence MQYPHPGPAAAGAVGVPLYAPTPLLQPAHPTPFYIEDILGRGPAAPTPTPTLPSPNSSFTSLVSSYRTPVYEPTPIHPAFSHHSAAALAAAYGPGGFGGPLYPFPRTVNDYTHALLRHDPLGKPLLWSPFLQRPLHKRKGGQVRFSNDQTIELEKKFETQKYLSPPERKRLAKMLQLSERQVKTWFQNRRAKWRRLKQENPQSNKKEELESLDNPCDQRQDLPSEQNKGAALDSSQCSPSPASQEDLESEISEDSDQEVDIEGDKGYFNAG, from the exons ATGCAGTACCCGCACCCCgggccggcggcggcgggcgcCGTTGGGGTGCCGCTGTATGCGCCCACGCCGCTGCTGCAGCCCGCGCACCCGACGCCGTTCTACATCGAGGACATCCTGGGCCGGGGGCCCGCCGCGCCCACGCCCACCCCCACGCTGCCGTCCCCCAACTCCTCCTTCACCAGCCTCGTGTCCTCCTACCGGACCCCGGTGTACGAGCCCACGCCGATCCACCCCGCCTTCTCGCACCACTCCGCCGCCGCGCTGGCCGCCGCCTACGGACCCGGCGGCTTCGGGGGCCCTCTGTACCCCTTTCCGCGGACGGTGAACGACTACACGCATGCCCTGCTCCGCCACGACCCCCTGG GCAAACCCCTGCTTTGGAGCCCCTTCTTGCAGAGGCCTCTGCATAAGAGGAAAGGCGGCCAGGTGAGGTTCTCCAACGACCAGACCATCGAGCTGGAGAAGAAGTTTGAGACCCAGAAATACCTCTCCCCGCCCGAGAGGAAGCGTCTGGCCAAGATGCTGCAGCTCAGTGAGAGACAG GTGAAAACCTGGTTTCAGAATCGACGTGCTAAATGGAGACGACTAAAACAG GAGAACCctcaaagcaataaaaaagaagaacTAGAAAGTTTGGACAATCCCTGCGACCAGAGGCAAGACTTGCCCAGTGAGCAGAATAAAGGTGCTGCTTTGGATAGCTCTCAGTGTTcgccctcccctgcctcccaggaaGACCTTGAATCAGAGATTTCAGAGGATTCAGATCAGGAAGTGGACATTGAAGGCGATAAAGGCTATTTTAATGCTGGATGA